A portion of the Planctomycetota bacterium genome contains these proteins:
- a CDS encoding VWA domain-containing protein, producing MKRATITVLAAGWCVSVATIGTAQVGAPAAGVGAQPAAGTPAAEAPKTEAASADASPRPVDLVICLDTSGSMDGLIDAARQRLWGIVSDLATAKPRPALRVALLSFGNDGYSAEDGWVRVLQPLTTDLDEVSRQLFALRTNGGTEYVGRVVHKAVQDLDWSKDAGAMKLIVVAGNEGADQDQTFTNPAVCADAISKGIMINTIYCGNPGDSIAPGWREVARLADGEYAAIDQNKNDVIATPHDQKLIELSAALNGTYVAYGPKGETATRNQTMQDSNAASAAPAAAAERASMKAGLLYRNASWDLVDAVLTGEEKDRVKLDEVKAEDLPEALRGKPAAEQRAYLEAKLAERTDLQRQIAAETQKRDAFIEAERARTAQESGEKDFGSVLREAVRRQAAKKGFVWEK from the coding sequence ATGAAGCGTGCAACGATCACGGTGCTGGCGGCGGGGTGGTGCGTGTCGGTCGCGACGATCGGTACGGCCCAGGTGGGCGCGCCGGCCGCGGGCGTTGGGGCGCAGCCGGCGGCGGGAACGCCGGCGGCGGAGGCCCCGAAGACGGAGGCTGCGAGTGCGGACGCGAGCCCCCGCCCGGTTGATCTCGTGATCTGTCTCGACACGAGCGGCAGCATGGACGGGCTGATCGACGCGGCGCGGCAGCGCCTGTGGGGGATCGTGAGCGATCTGGCGACGGCCAAGCCCCGCCCCGCGCTGCGCGTGGCGCTGCTGAGCTTCGGCAACGACGGGTACTCGGCGGAGGACGGGTGGGTGCGCGTGCTGCAGCCCCTGACCACGGACCTGGACGAGGTGTCGCGTCAGTTGTTCGCGCTCCGCACGAACGGCGGGACGGAGTACGTGGGGCGGGTGGTGCACAAGGCGGTGCAGGACCTGGACTGGTCGAAGGACGCGGGCGCGATGAAACTGATCGTCGTCGCGGGCAACGAGGGCGCGGACCAGGACCAGACGTTCACGAACCCCGCGGTGTGCGCGGACGCGATCTCCAAGGGGATCATGATCAACACGATCTACTGCGGAAACCCGGGCGATTCGATCGCGCCGGGGTGGCGCGAGGTGGCGCGCCTGGCCGACGGCGAGTACGCGGCGATCGACCAGAACAAGAACGACGTGATCGCAACGCCGCACGACCAGAAGCTGATCGAGCTGAGCGCGGCGTTGAACGGGACGTACGTGGCGTACGGCCCGAAGGGCGAGACGGCGACGCGGAACCAGACGATGCAGGACTCGAACGCGGCGAGCGCGGCGCCGGCGGCGGCGGCGGAGCGGGCGTCGATGAAGGCGGGGCTGCTGTACCGCAACGCGTCGTGGGATCTGGTGGACGCGGTGCTGACCGGCGAGGAGAAGGACCGGGTGAAGCTCGACGAGGTGAAGGCGGAGGATCTGCCCGAGGCGCTGCGCGGGAAGCCGGCGGCGGAGCAGCGGGCGTACCTCGAAGCGAAGCTCGCGGAGCGGACCGACCTCCAGCGGCAGATCGCCGCGGAGACGCAGAAGCGCGACGCGTTCATCGAGGCGGAGCGGGCGCGGACGGCGCAGGAATCGGGCGAGAAGGATTTCGGGAGCGTGCTGCGCGAGGCGGTGCGCCGGCAGGCGGCGAAGAAGGGCTTCGTCTGGGAGAAGTGA
- the sucC gene encoding ADP-forming succinate--CoA ligase subunit beta has protein sequence MKIYEYQARDLLAHYAIPVPAGQMITSIEAAPGAFKSVTDAQTPPLAVVKAQVHAGGRGKAGFVKLVKTPAEAEAAARFMLTNRMHSPQTPPEGLEVKKLLVARAVDIAPRAGGGTEEFYLAITTDRRTRRNILIASREGGVEIEQVAHDRPDAIIKVPLHPVAGLEGFQARTVAFRLGFTGKLAGQAADIMLKLSRLFIEKDCTLAEINPLVITEGPAGAVVAIDAKFSFDENGMFRHKDIAALHDPSEQNAAELRAQKFGLSYVALDGNIGCLVNGAGLAMATMDVIKLHGGEPANFLDVGGGASEEAVTEAFGIILSDPAVKGIMVNIFGGIMKCDIIAQGIVNAATNFKNPDGTTGFKVPLVVRLEGTNVDAGRTLLENARAKLPTLQAATDLTDAAKKVCAAVA, from the coding sequence ATGAAGATCTACGAGTATCAGGCCCGCGATCTCCTCGCCCATTACGCCATCCCCGTCCCCGCCGGGCAGATGATCACATCCATCGAGGCCGCCCCGGGCGCGTTCAAGAGCGTCACCGACGCCCAGACGCCCCCCCTGGCCGTCGTCAAGGCCCAGGTGCACGCCGGCGGGCGCGGCAAGGCCGGGTTCGTCAAGCTCGTCAAGACCCCCGCCGAGGCCGAGGCCGCCGCACGCTTCATGCTCACCAACCGCATGCACAGCCCCCAGACCCCGCCCGAGGGCCTGGAGGTCAAGAAGCTCCTCGTCGCCCGCGCGGTCGACATCGCCCCCCGCGCCGGCGGCGGCACCGAAGAGTTCTACCTCGCCATCACCACCGATCGTCGCACCCGGCGCAACATCCTCATCGCCTCGCGCGAGGGCGGCGTCGAGATCGAGCAGGTCGCCCACGACCGCCCCGACGCCATCATCAAGGTCCCGCTCCACCCCGTCGCCGGCCTCGAGGGCTTCCAGGCGCGCACCGTCGCCTTTCGCCTCGGCTTCACCGGCAAACTCGCCGGCCAGGCGGCCGACATCATGCTCAAGCTCTCGCGCCTCTTCATCGAGAAGGACTGCACGCTCGCCGAGATCAACCCGCTGGTCATCACCGAAGGCCCGGCCGGCGCCGTCGTCGCCATCGACGCCAAGTTCTCCTTCGACGAGAACGGGATGTTCCGCCACAAGGACATCGCCGCCCTGCACGATCCCTCCGAGCAGAACGCCGCCGAACTCCGCGCCCAGAAGTTCGGGCTCTCCTATGTCGCGCTCGACGGCAACATCGGCTGCCTCGTCAACGGCGCGGGCCTTGCCATGGCCACCATGGACGTCATCAAGCTCCACGGGGGCGAGCCCGCGAACTTCCTCGACGTCGGGGGCGGCGCCAGCGAAGAAGCCGTCACCGAGGCCTTCGGCATCATCCTCTCCGACCCCGCCGTCAAGGGCATCATGGTCAACATCTTCGGCGGGATCATGAAGTGCGACATCATCGCGCAGGGGATCGTGAACGCCGCGACGAACTTCAAGAACCCCGACGGCACCACCGGCTTCAAGGTCCCCCTCGTCGTGCGCTTGGAGGGCACGAACGTCGACGCCGGCCGCACGCTGCTCGAGAACGCCCGCGCGAAGCTCCCCACGCTCCAGGCCGCCACCGACCTTACCGACGCCGCCAAGAAGGTCTGCGCCGCCGTCGCCTGA
- a CDS encoding glycosyltransferase, with protein sequence MTTIVIEGWRFLPHSYSLWAMYLALELSERAGVTVYFRDAPMADAKWRPTRGVLLEEQEAIVAAIPGPPDDLRADVAARIVFPYDFGPSNAAKTFVFGTAEYGVVPNSFVAGQEPIAAAAKRTGYTVVTCSKWSKDGFLRSGVKASQMAHVICAIDPAVFTPPTDEQRREARAALGLTDEFVLLHSSSLGWNKNVEMMLDAMLALEAEMPRLRLVLKGMDALYGSGDVIERVRAQAPPEVKDRLMARVGYIGASMGPRAIAGLYHAADAYVCPYLAEGFNMPALEAAACGVPVLATAGGSADDFMHPDFCLKIASKVQVHQQSGGKYLQPNFENYVAQIRRVVRDDAYRARARVAGPAFARNGWTWSHAAEQLLAAAGISVGRHEAGGRHERAGGDH encoded by the coding sequence GTGACGACGATCGTGATCGAAGGCTGGCGGTTCCTGCCGCACTCGTACTCGCTGTGGGCGATGTACCTGGCGCTGGAGTTGTCGGAGCGCGCGGGCGTGACGGTGTACTTTCGCGACGCGCCGATGGCGGACGCGAAGTGGCGTCCGACGCGGGGCGTGCTGCTGGAGGAGCAGGAGGCGATCGTCGCGGCGATCCCCGGGCCGCCGGACGACCTGAGGGCGGATGTCGCGGCGCGGATCGTGTTTCCGTACGACTTTGGCCCCTCGAACGCGGCGAAGACGTTCGTGTTCGGCACGGCGGAGTATGGCGTGGTGCCGAACTCGTTCGTCGCGGGGCAGGAGCCGATCGCGGCGGCGGCGAAGCGGACGGGGTACACGGTCGTCACGTGCTCGAAGTGGTCGAAGGACGGGTTTCTGCGGAGCGGGGTGAAGGCGTCGCAGATGGCGCACGTGATCTGCGCGATTGATCCGGCGGTGTTCACGCCGCCGACGGACGAGCAGCGGCGCGAGGCGCGGGCGGCGCTCGGGCTGACGGACGAGTTCGTGCTGCTGCACAGCAGTTCGCTGGGGTGGAACAAGAACGTCGAGATGATGCTGGACGCGATGCTCGCGCTCGAGGCGGAGATGCCCCGCCTTCGCCTGGTGCTGAAGGGCATGGACGCGCTGTACGGCTCTGGGGACGTGATCGAGCGGGTGCGGGCGCAGGCGCCCCCGGAGGTGAAGGACCGGCTGATGGCGCGGGTGGGGTACATCGGCGCGTCGATGGGCCCGCGCGCGATCGCGGGGCTGTACCACGCGGCGGACGCGTACGTGTGCCCGTACCTGGCGGAGGGGTTCAACATGCCGGCGCTGGAGGCCGCGGCGTGCGGGGTGCCGGTGCTCGCGACGGCGGGGGGCTCGGCGGATGACTTCATGCACCCGGACTTCTGTCTGAAGATCGCGAGCAAGGTGCAGGTGCACCAGCAGAGCGGGGGCAAGTATCTCCAGCCGAACTTCGAGAACTATGTGGCGCAGATCCGGCGTGTGGTGCGCGACGATGCGTACCGGGCGCGGGCGCGGGTGGCGGGGCCGGCGTTCGCGCGGAACGGGTGGACGTGGTCGCACGCCGCGGAGCAGTTGCTGGCGGCGGCGGGGATCAGTGTCGGGCGGCACGAGGCGGGGGGGCGGCATGAGCGAGCGGGCGGTGACCATTGA
- a CDS encoding ACP S-malonyltransferase, whose amino-acid sequence MTTSPTPVTPAIVLCPGQGAQSVGMARAWLESSQAAREVFAHADRQLGARLGGTLSDLCTNAPAEVLSRTDVSQPAIFTTSIACWRTLLAKRSMNDAEHPLAGAAGLSLGEYTALVIAGSVSFGDALELVTLRGRAMQDAAESHDAAAGGGGGMLALVGATDAQAHEICDAAREKDVLVCANFNAPGQVVLSGHKDALARAQKVAESMGLRAQMLQVAGAFHSPLMSPAADRLARALAGTPFTPPRCPVVSNVTAEPHDATDASPDTIRVRLVEQLTSPVRWSQSCAWKAQNLRGDFVELAPGRTLAGLFRRINRDVKVTSHDTP is encoded by the coding sequence ATGACCACTTCGCCAACGCCAGTCACCCCCGCGATCGTGCTCTGCCCGGGCCAGGGCGCCCAGAGCGTCGGCATGGCGCGCGCGTGGCTGGAGTCGTCCCAGGCCGCCCGCGAGGTCTTCGCCCACGCCGACCGCCAACTCGGGGCCCGCCTCGGGGGCACCCTCTCCGACCTGTGCACCAACGCGCCGGCCGAGGTGCTCTCCCGCACGGACGTCTCCCAGCCGGCGATCTTCACGACGTCGATCGCCTGCTGGCGCACCCTGCTCGCGAAGCGATCGATGAACGACGCCGAGCACCCCCTCGCCGGCGCCGCCGGCCTCTCGCTGGGCGAGTACACCGCCCTCGTCATCGCCGGGTCCGTCTCGTTCGGCGACGCGCTCGAACTCGTGACCCTCCGCGGGCGTGCCATGCAGGACGCCGCCGAATCGCACGACGCCGCCGCGGGGGGCGGCGGGGGCATGCTCGCGCTCGTCGGCGCGACCGACGCCCAGGCGCACGAGATCTGCGACGCCGCCCGCGAGAAGGACGTGCTCGTGTGCGCGAACTTCAACGCGCCGGGCCAGGTCGTCCTCAGCGGGCACAAGGACGCCCTCGCCCGCGCCCAGAAAGTCGCCGAGTCCATGGGCCTGCGCGCTCAGATGCTGCAGGTCGCCGGCGCGTTCCACTCGCCCCTCATGTCTCCCGCCGCCGACCGCCTCGCCCGCGCGCTGGCCGGCACGCCCTTCACGCCCCCCCGCTGCCCGGTGGTTTCCAACGTCACCGCCGAGCCCCACGACGCGACCGACGCCTCCCCGGATACCATCCGAGTCCGGCTGGTCGAGCAGCTCACCAGCCCGGTACGCTGGTCGCAGTCGTGCGCGTGGAAGGCACAGAACCTGCGCGGCGACTTCGTGGAACTCGCCCCCGGCCGCACGCTCGCCGGGCTCTTTCGCCGGATCAACCGCGACGTAAAGGTCACCTCCCATGACACCCCGTAG
- a CDS encoding DUF1569 domain-containing protein, which translates to MTIDTRRLRERRVLRFESIAALRAELDALEAAERVGALRAIGNWTAGQVFSHLAAFVEYGFDGYPPTLPQPGWLMRTAGRALRGRMLRGPLPAGVRIPGVEGGTVGQDDVPFGAGLARLRAALDRLEREAPAEPNLLLGPLPHEQWIALHLRHAELHLGFLHVTPGTAGG; encoded by the coding sequence GTGACCATTGACACGAGGCGGCTGCGGGAGCGGCGGGTGCTGCGGTTTGAGTCGATCGCGGCGCTGCGGGCGGAGCTGGACGCGCTGGAGGCGGCGGAGCGGGTCGGCGCGCTGCGAGCCATCGGCAACTGGACGGCGGGGCAGGTCTTCTCGCACCTCGCGGCGTTTGTCGAGTACGGGTTCGACGGCTATCCACCGACTCTGCCGCAGCCGGGGTGGCTGATGCGCACGGCGGGGCGGGCGCTGCGCGGGCGGATGCTCCGGGGCCCGCTGCCCGCGGGCGTGCGGATCCCGGGTGTCGAGGGCGGCACGGTGGGGCAGGACGATGTGCCGTTTGGCGCGGGGCTGGCGCGCCTGCGGGCGGCGCTGGACCGGCTGGAGCGCGAGGCGCCGGCGGAGCCAAACCTGCTGCTCGGCCCGCTGCCGCACGAGCAGTGGATCGCGCTGCACCTGCGCCACGCGGAACTGCACCTTGGGTTTCTGCACGTGACCCCGGGCACGGCGGGAGGCTGA
- a CDS encoding four-helix bundle copper-binding protein translates to MPQQDPKRMEACAETCHECQDECLRTIVHCLEIGGEHASREHQTLLMDCALICGVSHSVLHRGSAQHEHTCRACAAICRACADDCERMGSGDTVMQECAQVCRRCAGSCEEMSGARA, encoded by the coding sequence ATGCCGCAACAGGACCCGAAGCGGATGGAGGCGTGCGCCGAGACGTGCCACGAGTGCCAGGACGAGTGCCTGCGGACGATCGTGCACTGCCTGGAGATCGGTGGCGAGCACGCGTCGCGCGAGCATCAGACGCTGCTGATGGACTGTGCGCTGATCTGCGGGGTGTCGCACAGCGTGCTGCACCGAGGCTCGGCGCAGCACGAGCACACGTGCCGCGCGTGCGCCGCGATCTGCCGGGCGTGCGCGGACGACTGCGAGCGGATGGGATCGGGGGACACGGTGATGCAGGAGTGCGCGCAGGTGTGCCGCCGGTGCGCGGGGTCGTGCGAGGAGATGTCTGGCGCGCGGGCGTAG
- the atpD gene encoding F0F1 ATP synthase subunit beta codes for MGSTGTITQVIGSTFDAQFGEDQLPDIYNAVQIKATTKAGEIDLVGEVQQHLGGGRVRAVALGSTDGLTRGMACVDTGSPVTVPVGEQVLGRVFNLLGRAIDKGAEVSGKRSPIHKAPPEFAQLNPRTEILPTGIKVIDLLCPFVRGGKIGLFGGAGVGKTVVIQEMIARVAKNFGGYSVFAGVGERTREGNDLWREMKEAEYTDDKGNKAHVLDKVAMVFGQMNEPPGARLRVALSALTMAEEFRDASGKETLMFVDNVFRFTQAGSEVSALLGRMPSAVGYQPTLSTEMGELQERITSTSKGAITSVQAIYVPADDLTDPAPATAFTHLDAFIVLSRGIAEKGIYPAVDPLASTSRILDPQILGERHYRVAMRVQRILQRYKDLQDIIAILGVDELSEEDKQTVNRARKIERFLSQPFHVAEQFTGFKGVDSPLESTIDSFERLCNGEGDDLPEGAFMYVGSLDDARAKAAKMAG; via the coding sequence ATGGGCAGCACGGGCACGATCACGCAGGTCATCGGTTCGACGTTCGACGCACAGTTCGGCGAGGACCAGTTGCCGGACATCTACAACGCGGTGCAGATCAAGGCGACGACGAAGGCGGGCGAGATCGACCTGGTGGGCGAGGTGCAGCAGCACCTGGGCGGCGGGCGCGTGCGTGCGGTGGCGCTGGGCTCGACGGACGGGCTGACGCGCGGGATGGCGTGCGTGGACACGGGCTCGCCGGTGACGGTGCCGGTGGGCGAGCAGGTGCTGGGGCGGGTGTTCAACCTGCTGGGGCGTGCGATCGACAAGGGCGCGGAGGTGAGCGGGAAGCGCTCGCCGATCCACAAGGCGCCGCCGGAGTTCGCGCAGCTGAACCCGCGGACGGAGATCCTGCCGACGGGGATCAAGGTGATCGACCTGCTGTGCCCGTTCGTGCGAGGCGGGAAGATCGGGCTGTTCGGCGGGGCGGGCGTGGGCAAGACGGTGGTGATCCAGGAGATGATCGCGCGGGTGGCGAAGAACTTCGGCGGGTACTCGGTGTTCGCGGGCGTGGGCGAGCGGACGCGCGAGGGCAACGACCTGTGGCGTGAAATGAAGGAAGCCGAGTACACCGACGACAAGGGCAACAAGGCGCACGTGCTCGACAAGGTGGCGATGGTGTTCGGGCAGATGAACGAGCCCCCGGGCGCGCGTCTGCGTGTGGCGCTGTCGGCGCTGACGATGGCGGAAGAGTTCCGCGACGCGTCGGGCAAAGAGACGCTGATGTTCGTGGACAACGTGTTCCGGTTTACGCAGGCGGGCTCCGAGGTGTCGGCGCTGCTGGGGCGCATGCCCAGCGCGGTGGGCTACCAGCCGACGCTGTCGACGGAGATGGGCGAACTGCAGGAGCGGATCACGTCGACGAGCAAGGGCGCCATCACGAGCGTGCAGGCGATCTATGTGCCGGCGGACGACCTGACGGACCCGGCGCCGGCGACGGCGTTCACGCACCTGGACGCGTTCATCGTGCTGTCGCGCGGCATCGCGGAGAAGGGGATCTACCCGGCGGTGGACCCGCTGGCGTCGACGAGCCGCATCCTGGATCCGCAGATCCTGGGCGAGCGTCACTACAGGGTGGCGATGCGGGTGCAGCGGATCCTGCAGCGGTACAAGGACCTGCAGGACATCATCGCGATCCTGGGCGTGGACGAGCTGAGCGAAGAGGACAAGCAGACGGTGAACCGGGCGCGCAAGATCGAGCGGTTCCTGTCGCAGCCGTTCCACGTGGCGGAGCAGTTCACGGGGTTCAAGGGCGTGGACTCGCCGCTGGAGTCGACGATCGACTCGTTCGAGCGTCTGTGCAACGGCGAGGGCGACGACCTGCCCGAGGGCGCGTTCATGTACGTGGGCTCGCTGGACGACGCGCGGGCGAAGGCCGCCAAGATGGCGGGCTGA
- a CDS encoding EamA family transporter, with translation MTKAILFAILAGLCWGVGEIGTKAALNSRQVGPMGATLVRALVTVVPVVIAYLAATRWTTHEPAGWVRSASVSTWLYLIIGSGLLAGFGGVFFFYTGLRTGDISILRPIAFGVAPLTAVLLGWWFLGEAMTVRKAIAVVLIVAGIVVLGLEGHGGRTTHARGPGASGAAEG, from the coding sequence ATGACCAAGGCGATCCTGTTCGCGATTCTGGCGGGGCTGTGCTGGGGGGTGGGCGAGATCGGCACGAAGGCGGCGCTGAACTCTCGCCAGGTCGGGCCGATGGGCGCGACACTGGTGCGCGCGCTGGTGACGGTCGTGCCCGTGGTGATCGCGTATCTCGCGGCGACGCGGTGGACGACGCACGAGCCGGCGGGCTGGGTGCGCTCGGCGAGCGTTTCGACGTGGCTGTACCTGATCATCGGGTCCGGGCTGCTGGCGGGGTTCGGCGGGGTGTTCTTCTTCTACACGGGCCTGCGGACGGGGGACATCTCGATCCTGCGCCCGATCGCGTTCGGCGTGGCGCCGCTGACGGCGGTGTTGCTGGGGTGGTGGTTCCTGGGCGAGGCGATGACGGTGCGCAAAGCGATCGCGGTGGTGCTGATCGTGGCGGGGATCGTCGTGCTGGGGCTGGAGGGGCACGGGGGGCGGACGACGCACGCCCGCGGGCCGGGCGCGTCGGGCGCGGCGGAGGGCTGA
- a CDS encoding MYXO-CTERM sorting domain-containing protein, translated as MKKILAGLVAAAGFAGVANADIIMTFDEGIFLSTDVVPVGTYYTGVTFGSSSTGSPLVSRNRIIGGYNVSSFPSGAGGGEYWVYGDVGVTSALDGSGNDGRITFDNGDATYVELGYSCNSNFFLEAYDASNNLIDIDTGGANLRFINSNEAGPGTLRVDAPAGQFIKYVIVHDTGNFWVIDNIRTDASGIVPAPGAAALLGLGALAMGRRRR; from the coding sequence ATGAAGAAGATTCTCGCTGGCCTCGTGGCCGCCGCCGGCTTCGCCGGTGTCGCGAACGCCGACATCATCATGACCTTCGACGAGGGCATCTTCCTCTCGACGGACGTGGTCCCCGTCGGCACCTACTACACGGGCGTGACCTTCGGCAGCAGCAGCACCGGCTCGCCGCTCGTCTCGCGCAACCGCATCATCGGCGGGTACAACGTCTCGTCGTTCCCCTCGGGCGCGGGCGGCGGTGAGTACTGGGTGTACGGCGACGTCGGCGTCACCAGCGCGCTCGACGGCTCGGGCAACGACGGCCGCATCACGTTCGATAACGGCGATGCCACCTACGTCGAGCTCGGCTACTCCTGCAACAGCAACTTCTTCCTCGAGGCCTACGACGCCTCGAACAACCTGATCGACATCGACACCGGCGGCGCGAACCTCCGCTTCATCAACAGCAACGAGGCTGGCCCCGGCACCCTCCGCGTCGACGCCCCCGCGGGCCAGTTCATCAAGTACGTGATCGTCCACGACACCGGCAACTTCTGGGTCATCGACAACATCCGCACCGACGCGTCCGGCATCGTCCCGGCCCCCGGCGCCGCCGCCCTCCTGGGCCTGGGCGCCCTGGCCATGGGCCGCCGCCGCCGCTAA
- a CDS encoding GNAT family N-acetyltransferase yields MASHSENPADMFTPAHYGPAREDDLARLGLLVHEAFSGAQEGAEAWMRSHGVANVRVVRESADGQPVACLSRIVMGQFFGGRSVPMVGIAGVATDVTRRGGGLGKRLMGACVRELAAEGVALSALYASTRAFYRRVGYESAGGRYEYEIPIPKIPTCRAELEVRRLTDDDQPAMTRCYEAVARSQNGMLDRGPYCWGRVWKFRENPYRVFGAVGPTGDLEGYVAVFQRSNPEFGRHGVQLSDAIFTTPAAARTLVGLLANYATMGDALKFFGGPTHPIHLMLGHHWGSVRLHEPWMLRITSVPAALEARGYDPFVRGRLVIDVHDELVEANRGVWEIEVEGGRARVRRGSGEAMCVTVRGLAAMYSGYLVPEAAATCGLCAGTAAQFAIARAMFGGPTPWMPDFF; encoded by the coding sequence ATGGCGTCGCACTCGGAGAATCCGGCGGACATGTTCACGCCCGCGCACTACGGCCCGGCGCGAGAGGACGACCTCGCGCGGCTGGGGCTGCTCGTGCACGAGGCGTTTTCCGGTGCGCAGGAGGGCGCCGAGGCGTGGATGCGCTCGCACGGCGTCGCGAACGTCCGCGTCGTGCGCGAGTCGGCCGATGGCCAGCCGGTGGCGTGCCTGTCGCGGATCGTCATGGGGCAGTTCTTCGGCGGGCGCAGCGTGCCGATGGTCGGCATCGCGGGTGTCGCGACCGATGTCACGCGGCGCGGCGGGGGGTTGGGCAAGCGGCTGATGGGCGCGTGCGTGCGCGAACTGGCGGCGGAGGGCGTGGCGCTGTCGGCGCTGTACGCGTCGACGCGGGCGTTCTACCGGCGGGTGGGGTACGAGTCTGCGGGCGGGCGGTATGAATACGAGATTCCGATCCCGAAGATCCCGACATGCCGCGCGGAGCTGGAGGTGCGCCGCCTGACGGACGACGATCAGCCGGCGATGACGCGCTGCTACGAAGCGGTCGCGCGGTCGCAGAACGGCATGCTCGATCGCGGCCCGTACTGCTGGGGACGCGTGTGGAAGTTCCGCGAGAACCCCTACCGGGTGTTCGGCGCGGTGGGGCCCACGGGGGATCTCGAGGGCTACGTCGCGGTGTTCCAGCGCAGCAACCCGGAGTTCGGGCGGCATGGCGTGCAGCTCAGCGACGCGATCTTCACCACGCCCGCGGCGGCGCGGACGCTGGTCGGGCTTCTGGCGAACTACGCGACGATGGGGGACGCGCTGAAGTTCTTCGGCGGGCCGACGCATCCGATTCACCTGATGCTCGGGCACCACTGGGGCAGCGTGCGCCTGCACGAGCCCTGGATGCTGCGCATCACCAGCGTGCCCGCGGCGCTGGAGGCGCGCGGGTACGACCCGTTCGTACGCGGGCGGCTGGTGATCGACGTGCACGACGAACTCGTGGAGGCGAACCGGGGCGTGTGGGAGATCGAGGTGGAGGGCGGGCGGGCGCGGGTGCGGCGCGGGTCGGGCGAGGCGATGTGCGTGACGGTCCGCGGGCTGGCGGCGATGTACAGCGGGTACCTGGTGCCCGAGGCGGCGGCGACGTGCGGGCTGTGCGCGGGCACGGCGGCGCAGTTCGCCATCGCCCGCGCGATGTTCGGCGGGCCGACGCCCTGGATGCCGGACTTTTTCTAG
- the fabG gene encoding 3-oxoacyl-[acyl-carrier-protein] reductase gives MTEASVTPTPRPSRVAVVTGASRGIGRAIALRLADPARARRHVVLVSRSEAPLNDLRAQIEAAGGAASVLTVDVADPKALQAAIDDIAQQRGRLDILVNNAGITKDGLALRMSDEDWDLVLDTNLKSAFVATRAAARHMMRGKFGRIVNISSTSGVVGNAGQANYAAAKAGMIGLTKSIAKELGGKGITCNAVAPGFITTDMTDNLPQQVKDDLQKFIAVRRLGTPEDIAAAVEYVTSDDAGFLSGQCLVVDGGMTMA, from the coding sequence GTGACCGAGGCCTCTGTGACCCCGACCCCGCGCCCCTCCCGTGTCGCCGTCGTCACCGGCGCGTCCCGCGGCATAGGTCGCGCCATCGCCCTGCGACTCGCCGATCCCGCCCGCGCACGCCGCCACGTCGTCCTCGTCTCGCGCAGCGAGGCGCCACTGAACGACCTCCGCGCCCAGATCGAGGCCGCCGGCGGCGCCGCGAGCGTCCTCACGGTCGACGTCGCCGACCCCAAGGCCCTCCAGGCCGCCATCGACGACATCGCCCAGCAGCGAGGCCGCCTCGACATCCTCGTCAACAACGCCGGCATCACCAAAGACGGCCTGGCCCTCCGCATGAGCGACGAGGACTGGGACCTCGTCCTCGACACCAACCTCAAGTCCGCCTTCGTCGCCACCCGCGCCGCAGCACGACACATGATGCGCGGCAAGTTCGGACGCATCGTCAACATCAGCAGCACCAGCGGCGTCGTCGGCAACGCCGGCCAGGCCAACTACGCCGCCGCCAAGGCCGGCATGATCGGCCTCACCAAGTCCATCGCCAAGGAACTCGGCGGCAAGGGCATCACCTGCAACGCCGTCGCCCCCGGCTTCATCACCACCGACATGACCGACAACCTCCCCCAGCAGGTGAAGGACGACCTCCAGAAGTTCATCGCCGTCCGGCGCCTCGGCACCCCCGAAGACATCGCCGCCGCCGTCGAGTACGTCACCTCCGACGACGCCGGCTTCCTCTCCGGCCAGTGCCTCGTCGTCGACGGCGGCATGACCATGGCCTGA